In the genome of Phormidium ambiguum IAM M-71, the window TAGACATCGTTTGCAACCATAGTAACCCTGATTTTAGCGGTAAAAAAGGCGAATTATACGATGATGGCGTAAAAATTGCCGACTTTAATGATGACAAAAATAACTGGTATCACCATTATGGGCCTGTTACTAACTGGGAAGATGAATGGCAAGTGCAAAACTGCGAACTAGCAGGTTTAGCTACTTTTAATGAAAACAATATTGATTATCGCAATTACATCAAAGATGCGATCAAACAGTGGTTAGACCGAGGCGTTGATGCCTTACGAGTTGACACTGTAAAACATATGCCGATCTGGTTTTGGCAAGAATTCAATGCTGATATTCAAAGACACAGACCAGATGTTTTCATTTTTGGCGAATGGATTTATAGCAGTCCATTTGACGATCGATCTGTAGAATTTGCCAACGAGTCGGGAATGTCAATTCTGGACTTTGGACTTTGTGTAGCAATTCGCCAAGCTTTAGGACAAGGTGCAGAAGGCGGATTCCACGAAATTCAAAATATCTTTGACCTAGACCATCGATATAAAAGCGCTAATGAATTAGTGACTTTTATTGATAATCACGATATGCCACGTTTTCAAAGTCTCAATCCCGACCCTGAGATGTTAAAAGTGGCAATTTCTTTAATCATGACTTCTCGCGGTATTCCCTGCATTTATTACGGCACAGAACAATATTTGCATGATGATACTAATGGCGGTGACGATCCTTACAATCGCCCCATGATGAATAATTGGGATACCGAAACCGAAGTTTATCGCTTTGTGCGCTTACTTTCTGGTTTGCGGCGGTTAAATCCTGCGGTTTCAATGGGTGGTCAATGGCAAAGATTTATCACCCCTGATGTATATTGTTACGTGCGAAAATATCGGGATTCTATTTGTTTTGTTGCCTTAAATCGTGGCGAAGCAACCACAGTTCCCGAAGTATTAACAGACTTACCTGATGGCGAACATACTTGCGTTGTCACTCGCCGTAAATTCCAAGTTGTCGATGGAAAATTAATCGATTTACCCTTAGAAACGCGAGATGTAATTGTTATCAGTCACGTTGGCGAAAGAGTCAAAGCACAAACAATTATTCGCGCTCAACTTAACGGTTTAGATACTCAACCGGGTGAAAGAATCGTTGTTATTGGTGATTGTCCTGAATTAGGTAATTGGGATATTGCGAAAGGTTTTCCTTTGGAATATATCAATAATAATACTTGGTTTGGTGAAATTCCGTTCAATGAAAGTGCTGGCAAATTGATTAGTTACAAGTATGTGTTGCTGCGCGAAGGTCAATCTCCTTTACGGGAAAATTTAGTTTGTCGCCGTTGGGTGGTTGCAAGTGAAGGAACTGTGAAATGGCGTGATATGTGGGCAACTGGTAGAGAGTCTTAGGAACTAGGAATGATAGGCAAGATGCCTGTCCTACAAGACGGAAGAAAGGTACAAGAGAAAAGGAAAAATTTTCCTTTTCTCTTGTAGCTCTTTTTGTTTGTCAAAGCCGCAGAAATCAAGTAAATAAATTGACAAATAAACCGACAATGAGATGGGTATTCCAGATGTTTCAATCAGTGTATTTGCTGATGATAAATGGAGAAAAATAAATGAATAATTTAACAAAATATCTCACATTTATTTCAATAGTAAACTAGGGAAGGTTTATCAAAAATTGTATCGCTTCTTATAATAATTTTGAATAAGGATTTAAATTAATTTAAGTGGCAAAAAGTATCCGCAAAGAATATGTAATTTCCTATTTCATAAATTCAATTTAGACAGATTTTCTCTTACGCATTTAATGATTTTGATTGGTGATCAATATCACAAGTTAAAGATGATTAAGATCGCCATCAAAGCTTTTTTAAACAGCCATACTACAGACAACTGAACTCTAGCCGAGTCATCGACAGGGAACACACAACCAGCCGACAGTAGAAACAAGTAACTGTCGGTTTTTTATTGTCAAAAATTTTCCGTAATTTCACTAAGCATTCAATAATAAAATTTCCCCACCTTTTGTCAGCGTCCTAACATTTTTGTAGCTAAGAAGCACCAACAAGGGTGGGGAAACAGATTAAAATTAACAGAGTTGGTTTTAGCTTCAAATGCTAAAACCGAAGATTAAGACATCCCCTGAATGAGGTAATCAAAGTAAGGTGTAGCTTCAGCAGCTTCTGCTTCGCTCAAAAGTGCTAAGGAAGCTTTTTTGAGGCAACGAATGGCTTCTGCCATACCGGGAACGGGTACACCCAGAGAGTTGTACATTTCGCGTGCGCCAATTAAACCAATTTTTTCAATTGGTTCTTTGTCACCAGCGAGAACTCCATAAGTAACTAGGCGTAAGTACCAGCCATAGTCTCGCAGACAGAGGGCGCGTTCGCGTTGTCCGTAAGCATTGCCACCGGGCGCAATGAAGTCAGGACGTTTCTGCCATAGTTGTTTGCTGGCTTCTTGAACAATCTTTTTTTCATTTTCGGCTAGGGTAGCGGCGATGTTTGTCCGCATTAAGCCTGTTTGAAAAAAGTCTTTGATTGCAGTCAGTTCCCCGGTACTGGGATAACGAAGTTCGTCGTCGGCTTTGAGAATAAGTTGGCTTACTACACTCATGATTTATTAGAAGGTCTGAGGATACCATTTCGTAGTTTACCGACTTGAAGGGTCGCAAGGGAATGGGGCTTTGAGAGCAGGGGGGCAGGGGGGCAAGGGGGCAGGGGGGCAGGGGAGAGTTACAAGGTTGGGTTTTTCGGTTTCTTAGCCTTCTTTGCTAGGCGATTAACTCGATCGAAAATCTAAAATCTAAAATTAAAAAGATGGTTAGAACTGGAAACATTTTGTTACAAAATACAAGTGAAAATTGGGATGACCTTTGGAAACAGGGGCGGTTGGTGGAGGTTGAGATTACCGATCTTTCGGATACGGGGGATGGGGTAGGGCGTTTTGGTGAGAGGGTGGTGTTTGTACCGGATACGGTGGTGGGCGATCGCATTTCCGTCCGCTTACTCCGCGTTAAGCCACAATACGCCTTTGGCAAGCTGCAAGATATCATTGAGCCTTCTGCCCATCGGACTCGCCCTGGCTGCATTGTGGCGGACAAATGCGGGGGTTGCCAATGGCAGCATATTGGATATGAGTATCAGTTGGAAGCAAAGCGGAATTTGGTGATTCAAGCTTTGGAACGGATTGGCGGGATTTCTGCGCCACCTGTGGATGCTGTTCTGGCGGGGGATTCGGCTTTGGGTTATCGTAATAAATCTACTTATCCTGTGGGTTTGTCGTCTATCCAGAAGGTGCAGGCGGGCTATTTCCAAAAGGGTTCTCATCAGATTGTGAATTTGAATCAATGCCCGGTACAGGATGCTAGGTTAAATCCTTTGCTGAGTGGGGTAAAGCAGGACATTCAAGAGCGGGGTTGGCGAATTTATAACGAAAAACACCATCGGGGGCAAATACGCCATCTGTCGCTGCGGATTGGGCGACGCACGGGGGAAATGTTGCTGACTTTGGTGGTGAAGGATTGGGATTTGCCGGGAGTTGAGGCTCAGGCAGAAGCGTGGTTGAAGCGTTATCCTCAGTTGGTGGGGGTGTCGCTGAATCGGAATCCCGATCGCACAAACGCCATTTTTGGTGAGGAAACTCGTTGTATTGCAGGTAAATCTTATTTACAAGAAGTGTTTGCTGATTTAGAGTTTCAAATTCGCCCAGATACTTTTTTCCAAGTAAATACAGAAGTGGCAGAGTTGCTGTTAAAGGAAATTATTGGGCAACTTAATTTACAAGGAAATGAGGTTTTGGTTGATGCTTATTCTGGCATTGGTACGATGAGTTTACCTCTAGCAAAATTGGTGCGCCAAGTAATTGGTTTGGAGGTGCAACGGGAGGCGGTGGAACAAGCTGAGGCGAATGCTACTTTGAATCAGATTACTAATGCTACTTTTCAAGTGGGAGAGGTAGAGAATTTGTTGCCGCAGTTGGCAGTAACGCCGGATATTGTGTTGTTAGATCCGCCGCGTAAGGGTTGCGATCGCGCGGTGTTAGATTCTCTGTTGCAAATTCAACCGCGTCGGATTGTTTATGTTAGTTGTAAACCTGCGACTTTGGCACGCGATCTGAAAATATTATGCGCTGATGGTTATCAGTTAGTGAGAGTACAACCTGCTGATTTCTTTCCTCAAACTGCTCATGTTGAATGTGCGGCTTTTCTAGTACGGTAAAAAAGAAAAGGCGATCGCTAAAGATGGAGAGAGAGATCTTTAAAGTGCGATCGCTTAATTTTATTTATTATTAGCTTGTGTTCACGACGAGTTATTAAATGAATTTTTCCCTTTTAATTATTTTGCGTAATTTCAAGGGTGCTTTCTTTACTATTATCTTCCTCAGTTTCATCAATAGACAAGTAGATTAAGTAACTTAGTGTAGTTCTAACTACATGAAATATAAGTTACAACTTTGATTACACATTGTTATGATTGATAGAGAACAATTTTCAATTTGCTTGACTTGCAAGACAAGTTAGCATTAACAAAAATTGCACTCTTAATTTACTAATTTTGTGAGATAAGGAACTATGTTGGAGCAGAAATTAGAGCAATTAAAAAACATTTTTGCGGAAATGGATCGGGCTTTGATTGCTTATTCTGGAGGAATTGATAGTACTTTAGTGGCGAAAGTTGCTTATGATGTTTTGGGCGATCGCGCTTTAGCTGTAACTGCGTCATCACCTTCTTTATTACCAGAAGATTTGGAAGATGCCAAAATTCAAGCACTCCAAATTGGGATTCCCCATCAAGTTATTCAAACTCATGAAATGGAGAATCCTAATTATACTGCTAACCCAGTAAATCGCTGTTATTTCTGCAAAAGTGAATTGCATGATACCCTAAAACCTTTAGCTTTAAGTTTGGGTTATCCTTATGTGGTGGATGGGGTAAATGCCGATGATTTAAGTGATTATCGTCCGGGAATTCAAGCTGCAAAGGAAAGGGGGGCGCGATCGCCTTTAGCAGAAGTAGGAATTACGAAATTGGAAGTGCGAGAAAT includes:
- the rlmD gene encoding 23S rRNA (uracil(1939)-C(5))-methyltransferase RlmD, which translates into the protein MVRTGNILLQNTSENWDDLWKQGRLVEVEITDLSDTGDGVGRFGERVVFVPDTVVGDRISVRLLRVKPQYAFGKLQDIIEPSAHRTRPGCIVADKCGGCQWQHIGYEYQLEAKRNLVIQALERIGGISAPPVDAVLAGDSALGYRNKSTYPVGLSSIQKVQAGYFQKGSHQIVNLNQCPVQDARLNPLLSGVKQDIQERGWRIYNEKHHRGQIRHLSLRIGRRTGEMLLTLVVKDWDLPGVEAQAEAWLKRYPQLVGVSLNRNPDRTNAIFGEETRCIAGKSYLQEVFADLEFQIRPDTFFQVNTEVAELLLKEIIGQLNLQGNEVLVDAYSGIGTMSLPLAKLVRQVIGLEVQREAVEQAEANATLNQITNATFQVGEVENLLPQLAVTPDIVLLDPPRKGCDRAVLDSLLQIQPRRIVYVSCKPATLARDLKILCADGYQLVRVQPADFFPQTAHVECAAFLVR
- the larE gene encoding ATP-dependent sacrificial sulfur transferase LarE, encoding MLEQKLEQLKNIFAEMDRALIAYSGGIDSTLVAKVAYDVLGDRALAVTASSPSLLPEDLEDAKIQALQIGIPHQVIQTHEMENPNYTANPVNRCYFCKSELHDTLKPLALSLGYPYVVDGVNADDLSDYRPGIQAAKERGARSPLAEVGITKLEVREISKFLGLPWWDKPAQPCLSSRFPYGEEITIAKLQRVGRAELYLRKLGWQNLRVRSTEDTAKIELAPEQIKDFVLTTDLPQLVTAFQEFGFIYVTLDLEGYRSGKLNQVLPPEIRNIRLPESTKAEEQFSPVSK
- the apcD gene encoding allophycocyanin subunit alpha-B, which translates into the protein MSVVSQLILKADDELRYPSTGELTAIKDFFQTGLMRTNIAATLAENEKKIVQEASKQLWQKRPDFIAPGGNAYGQRERALCLRDYGWYLRLVTYGVLAGDKEPIEKIGLIGAREMYNSLGVPVPGMAEAIRCLKKASLALLSEAEAAEATPYFDYLIQGMS
- a CDS encoding alpha-amylase family glycosyl hydrolase translates to MVATPPPKSTSEQYEVTDAAEKVQELVSEPKQDTEIDLEFLYTRDIEFRQETIYFLVVDRFFDGDSENSEGPNPELYDPEGKDWGKYWGGDLQGVIDKLDYLKNLGVTAIWLTPLFEQVEALFVEQAAIHGYWTKDFKRLNSRFIGAGENPSLNQTQETRDTTFDRLIAEMHKRNMKLILDIVCNHSNPDFSGKKGELYDDGVKIADFNDDKNNWYHHYGPVTNWEDEWQVQNCELAGLATFNENNIDYRNYIKDAIKQWLDRGVDALRVDTVKHMPIWFWQEFNADIQRHRPDVFIFGEWIYSSPFDDRSVEFANESGMSILDFGLCVAIRQALGQGAEGGFHEIQNIFDLDHRYKSANELVTFIDNHDMPRFQSLNPDPEMLKVAISLIMTSRGIPCIYYGTEQYLHDDTNGGDDPYNRPMMNNWDTETEVYRFVRLLSGLRRLNPAVSMGGQWQRFITPDVYCYVRKYRDSICFVALNRGEATTVPEVLTDLPDGEHTCVVTRRKFQVVDGKLIDLPLETRDVIVISHVGERVKAQTIIRAQLNGLDTQPGERIVVIGDCPELGNWDIAKGFPLEYINNNTWFGEIPFNESAGKLISYKYVLLREGQSPLRENLVCRRWVVASEGTVKWRDMWATGRES